In one Drosophila pseudoobscura strain MV-25-SWS-2005 chromosome X, UCI_Dpse_MV25, whole genome shotgun sequence genomic region, the following are encoded:
- the LOC6902110 gene encoding putative mediator of RNA polymerase II transcription subunit 26 isoform X3, which yields MSTSMSCVQLENLKRVTKLIGEYEQLISKQTSLPSGVPNPKAKVLLMDPMEETLAKGNGSEIKEVHESDVPQLKELAKKQEHHQKHQQEHQKEHQKEQKKEHQQEHQKELQQKQLQDQLQEQQQEYQQENQKEHQKEHQKEHQKEHQKEHQKEHQKEHQKEYQQENQKEHQKEHQKEHQQEHQKEYQQENQKEHQKEDQKEHQKEQQQEHQQEHQKEHQQEHQKEYQQENQKEHQKEHQKEHQKEHQKEHQKEHQQEHQKEYQQENQKEHQKEQQQENQKEDQKEHQKEQQQEHQQEHQKEHQQEHQKEQQQEHQQDQLQDQLQDQLQDNQQENQQDNQKEHQQKQEEEHQQEYQKKNQKEHQQEHQKEHQQEQPQDQLQEQQQEYQQENQQENQKEHQQEHQQKQEQEHQQEYQQGNQKEHQQEYQQENQKEHQQEHQQEHQQEQEQEATILEEEDDVMELVEVKLESQVEKKKRFCLHTLCIRLCDVLLSALNLFVVYPFNVIFPWKLSRNHNHQQTGQTIEEMEDSMRENIVSGERLNAIERSENSFENKAKQDPMNPISRDIYHYEEHRTLTIAQTIAAAHPYPDAAEIEP from the exons ATGAGTACCTCAATGTCGTGTGTGCAGCTAGAGAATTTGAAGCGAGTCACCAAATTAATTGGAGAGTACGAGCAACTTATCTCGAAGCAGACGTCATTGCCATCGGGAGTGCCTAACCCGAAGGCCAAGGTGTTGCTGATGGACCCGATGGAAGAGACATTGGCCAAGGGAAATGGCAGCGAAATCAAGGAAGTGCACGAATCAGATGTGCCGCAGCTGAAGGAGCTGGCGAAAAAACAGGAGCACCACCAGAAGcaccagcaggagcaccagAAGGAGCACCAGAAGGAGCAAAAAaaggagcaccagcaggagcaccagaaggagctacaacagaagcagctgcaggaccaactgcaagagcaacagcaggagtACCAGCAGGAGAATCAGAAGGAGCACCAGAAGGAGCACCAGAAGGAGCACCAGAAGGAGCACCAGAAGGAGCACCAGAAGGAGCACCAGAAGGAGCACCAGAAGGAGTACCAGCAGGAGAATCAGAAGGAGCACCAGAAGGAGCACCAGaaggagcaccagcaggagcaccagAAGGAGTACCAGCAGGAGAATCAGAAGGAGCACCAGAAGGAGGACCAGAAGGAGCACCagaaggagcaacagcaggagcaccagcaggagcaccagaaggagcaccagcaggagcaccagAAGGAGTACCAGCAGGAGAATCAGAAGGAGCACCAGAAGGAGCACCAGAAGGAGCACCAGAAGGAGCACCAGAAGGAGCACCAGaaggagcaccagcaggagcaccagAAGGAGTACCAGCAGGAGAATCAGAAGGAGCACCagaaggagcaacagcaggagaaTCAGAAGGAGGACCAGAAGGAGCACCagaaggagcaacagcaggagcaccagcaggagcaccagaaggagcatcagcaggagcaccagaaggagcaacagcaggagcaccagcaggaCCAACTGCAGGACCAACTGCAGGACCAACTGCAGGATAACCAGCAGGAGAATCAGCAGGACAATCAGAAGGAGCACCAACAGAAGCAAGAAgaggagcaccagcag gagTACCAGAAGAAGAATCAGaaggagcaccagcaggagcaccagaaggagcaccagcaggagcAACCGCAGGACCAActgcaggagcaacagcaggagtACCAGCAGGAGAATCAGCAGGAGAATCAGaaggagcaccagcaggagcaccaACAGAAGCAAGAAcaggagcaccagcaggagTACCAGCAGGGGAATCAGaaggagcaccagcaggagTACCAGCAGGAGAATCAGaaggagcaccagcaggagcaccagcaggagcaccagcaagagcaagagcaggaaGCAACGATTTTGGAGGAAGAAGACGATGTAATGGAACTTGTGGAAGTAAAACTGGAGAGCCAGGTGGAGAAGAAGAAACGCTTTTGCCTGCACACTCTTTG CATTCGTTTGTGTGATGTCCTGCTCAGTGCGCTTAACTTATTTGTCGTGTACCCGTTTAACGTCATATTTCCATGGAAATTGTCAAGAAATCACAACCATCAGCAAACGGGCCAAACTATTGAAGAAATGGAAGATTCCATGAGGGAGAACATCGTATCCGGAGAGCGACTAAATGCAATTGAACGATCCGAAAACTCATTCGAAAACAAAGCGAAGCAGGACCCGATGAATCCAATTAGCAGAG ACATCTACCACTATGAAGAGCACAGGACTTTAACTATTGCACAGACCATAGCCGCGGCCCACCCTTATCCCGATGCTGCTGAAATCGAACCTTGA
- the LOC6902110 gene encoding putative mediator of RNA polymerase II transcription subunit 26 isoform X1: MSTSMSCVQLENLKRVTKLIGEYEQLISKQTSLPSGVPNPKAKVLLMDPMEETLAKGNGSEIKEVHESDVPQLKELAKKQEHHQKHQQEHQKEHQKEQKKEHQQEHQKELQQKQLQDQLQEQQQEYQQENQKEHQKEHQKEHQKEHQKEHQKEHQKEHQKEYQQENQKEHQKEHQKEHQQEHQKEYQQENQKEHQKEDQKEHQKEQQQEHQQEHQKEHQQEHQKEYQQENQKEHQKEHQKEHQKEHQKEHQKEHQQEHQKEYQQENQKEHQKEQQQENQKEDQKEHQKEQQQEHQQEHQKEHQQEHQKEQQQEHQQDQLQDQLQDQLQDNQQENQQDNQKEHQQKQEEEHQQEYQQENQKEHQKEQPQDQLQEQQQEYQQENQKEHQQEHQQKQEEEHQQEYQKKNQKEHQQEHQKEHQQEQPQDQLQEQQQEYQQENQQENQKEHQQEHQQKQEQEHQQEYQQGNQKEHQQEYQQENQKEHQQEHQQEHQQEQEQEATILEEEDDVMELVEVKLESQVEKKKRFCLHTLCIRLCDVLLSALNLFVVYPFNVIFPWKLSRNHNHQQTGQTIEEMEDSMRENIVSGERLNAIERSENSFENKAKQDPMNPISRDIYHYEEHRTLTIAQTIAAAHPYPDAAEIEP, encoded by the exons ATGAGTACCTCAATGTCGTGTGTGCAGCTAGAGAATTTGAAGCGAGTCACCAAATTAATTGGAGAGTACGAGCAACTTATCTCGAAGCAGACGTCATTGCCATCGGGAGTGCCTAACCCGAAGGCCAAGGTGTTGCTGATGGACCCGATGGAAGAGACATTGGCCAAGGGAAATGGCAGCGAAATCAAGGAAGTGCACGAATCAGATGTGCCGCAGCTGAAGGAGCTGGCGAAAAAACAGGAGCACCACCAGAAGcaccagcaggagcaccagAAGGAGCACCAGAAGGAGCAAAAAaaggagcaccagcaggagcaccagaaggagctacaacagaagcagctgcaggaccaactgcaagagcaacagcaggagtACCAGCAGGAGAATCAGAAGGAGCACCAGAAGGAGCACCAGAAGGAGCACCAGAAGGAGCACCAGAAGGAGCACCAGAAGGAGCACCAGAAGGAGCACCAGAAGGAGTACCAGCAGGAGAATCAGAAGGAGCACCAGAAGGAGCACCAGaaggagcaccagcaggagcaccagAAGGAGTACCAGCAGGAGAATCAGAAGGAGCACCAGAAGGAGGACCAGAAGGAGCACCagaaggagcaacagcaggagcaccagcaggagcaccagaaggagcaccagcaggagcaccagAAGGAGTACCAGCAGGAGAATCAGAAGGAGCACCAGAAGGAGCACCAGAAGGAGCACCAGAAGGAGCACCAGAAGGAGCACCAGaaggagcaccagcaggagcaccagAAGGAGTACCAGCAGGAGAATCAGAAGGAGCACCagaaggagcaacagcaggagaaTCAGAAGGAGGACCAGAAGGAGCACCagaaggagcaacagcaggagcaccagcaggagcaccagaaggagcatcagcaggagcaccagaaggagcaacagcaggagcaccagcaggaCCAACTGCAGGACCAACTGCAGGACCAACTGCAGGATAACCAGCAGGAGAATCAGCAGGACAATCAGAAGGAGCACCAACAGAAGCAAGAAgaggagcaccagcaggagTACCAGCAGGAGAATCAGAAGGAACACCAGAAGGAGCAACCGCAGGACCAActgcaggagcaacagcaggagtACCAGCAGGAGAATCAGaaggagcaccagcaggagcaccaACAGAAGCAAGAAgaggagcaccagcaggagTACCAGAAGAAGAATCAGaaggagcaccagcaggagcaccagaaggagcaccagcaggagcAACCGCAGGACCAActgcaggagcaacagcaggagtACCAGCAGGAGAATCAGCAGGAGAATCAGaaggagcaccagcaggagcaccaACAGAAGCAAGAAcaggagcaccagcaggagTACCAGCAGGGGAATCAGaaggagcaccagcaggagTACCAGCAGGAGAATCAGaaggagcaccagcaggagcaccagcaggagcaccagcaagagcaagagcaggaaGCAACGATTTTGGAGGAAGAAGACGATGTAATGGAACTTGTGGAAGTAAAACTGGAGAGCCAGGTGGAGAAGAAGAAACGCTTTTGCCTGCACACTCTTTG CATTCGTTTGTGTGATGTCCTGCTCAGTGCGCTTAACTTATTTGTCGTGTACCCGTTTAACGTCATATTTCCATGGAAATTGTCAAGAAATCACAACCATCAGCAAACGGGCCAAACTATTGAAGAAATGGAAGATTCCATGAGGGAGAACATCGTATCCGGAGAGCGACTAAATGCAATTGAACGATCCGAAAACTCATTCGAAAACAAAGCGAAGCAGGACCCGATGAATCCAATTAGCAGAG ACATCTACCACTATGAAGAGCACAGGACTTTAACTATTGCACAGACCATAGCCGCGGCCCACCCTTATCCCGATGCTGCTGAAATCGAACCTTGA
- the LOC6902110 gene encoding putative mediator of RNA polymerase II transcription subunit 26 isoform X2 — translation MSTSMSCVQLENLKRVTKLIGEYEQLISKQTSLPSGVPNPKAKVLLMDPMEETLAKGNGSEIKEVHESDVPQLKELAKKQEHHQKHQQEHQKEHQKEQKKEHQQEHQKEHQKEHQKEHQKEHQKEHQKEHQKEHQKEYQQENQKEHQKEHQKEHQQEHQKEYQQENQKEHQKEDQKEHQKEQQQEHQQEHQKEHQQEHQKEYQQENQKEHQKEHQKEHQKEHQKEHQKEHQQEHQKEYQQENQKEHQKEQQQENQKEDQKEHQKEQQQEHQQEHQKEHQQEHQKEQQQEHQQDQLQDQLQDQLQDNQQENQQDNQKEHQQKQEEEHQQEYQQENQKEHQKEQPQDQLQEQQQEYQQENQKEHQQEHQQKQEEEHQQEYQKKNQKEHQQEHQKEHQQEQPQDQLQEQQQEYQQENQQENQKEHQQEHQQKQEQEHQQEYQQGNQKEHQQEYQQENQKEHQQEHQQEHQQEQEQEATILEEEDDVMELVEVKLESQVEKKKRFCLHTLCIRLCDVLLSALNLFVVYPFNVIFPWKLSRNHNHQQTGQTIEEMEDSMRENIVSGERLNAIERSENSFENKAKQDPMNPISRDIYHYEEHRTLTIAQTIAAAHPYPDAAEIEP, via the exons ATGAGTACCTCAATGTCGTGTGTGCAGCTAGAGAATTTGAAGCGAGTCACCAAATTAATTGGAGAGTACGAGCAACTTATCTCGAAGCAGACGTCATTGCCATCGGGAGTGCCTAACCCGAAGGCCAAGGTGTTGCTGATGGACCCGATGGAAGAGACATTGGCCAAGGGAAATGGCAGCGAAATCAAGGAAGTGCACGAATCAGATGTGCCGCAGCTGAAGGAGCTGGCGAAAAAACAGGAGCACCACCAGAAGcaccagcaggagcaccagAAGGAGCACCAGAAGGAGCAAAAAaaggagcaccagcaggagcaccagaag GAGCACCAGAAGGAGCACCAGAAGGAGCACCAGAAGGAGCACCAGAAGGAGCACCAGAAGGAGCACCAGAAGGAGCACCAGAAGGAGTACCAGCAGGAGAATCAGAAGGAGCACCAGAAGGAGCACCAGaaggagcaccagcaggagcaccagAAGGAGTACCAGCAGGAGAATCAGAAGGAGCACCAGAAGGAGGACCAGAAGGAGCACCagaaggagcaacagcaggagcaccagcaggagcaccagaaggagcaccagcaggagcaccagAAGGAGTACCAGCAGGAGAATCAGAAGGAGCACCAGAAGGAGCACCAGAAGGAGCACCAGAAGGAGCACCAGAAGGAGCACCAGaaggagcaccagcaggagcaccagAAGGAGTACCAGCAGGAGAATCAGAAGGAGCACCagaaggagcaacagcaggagaaTCAGAAGGAGGACCAGAAGGAGCACCagaaggagcaacagcaggagcaccagcaggagcaccagaaggagcatcagcaggagcaccagaaggagcaacagcaggagcaccagcaggaCCAACTGCAGGACCAACTGCAGGACCAACTGCAGGATAACCAGCAGGAGAATCAGCAGGACAATCAGAAGGAGCACCAACAGAAGCAAGAAgaggagcaccagcaggagTACCAGCAGGAGAATCAGAAGGAACACCAGAAGGAGCAACCGCAGGACCAActgcaggagcaacagcaggagtACCAGCAGGAGAATCAGaaggagcaccagcaggagcaccaACAGAAGCAAGAAgaggagcaccagcaggagTACCAGAAGAAGAATCAGaaggagcaccagcaggagcaccagaaggagcaccagcaggagcAACCGCAGGACCAActgcaggagcaacagcaggagtACCAGCAGGAGAATCAGCAGGAGAATCAGaaggagcaccagcaggagcaccaACAGAAGCAAGAAcaggagcaccagcaggagTACCAGCAGGGGAATCAGaaggagcaccagcaggagTACCAGCAGGAGAATCAGaaggagcaccagcaggagcaccagcaggagcaccagcaagagcaagagcaggaaGCAACGATTTTGGAGGAAGAAGACGATGTAATGGAACTTGTGGAAGTAAAACTGGAGAGCCAGGTGGAGAAGAAGAAACGCTTTTGCCTGCACACTCTTTG CATTCGTTTGTGTGATGTCCTGCTCAGTGCGCTTAACTTATTTGTCGTGTACCCGTTTAACGTCATATTTCCATGGAAATTGTCAAGAAATCACAACCATCAGCAAACGGGCCAAACTATTGAAGAAATGGAAGATTCCATGAGGGAGAACATCGTATCCGGAGAGCGACTAAATGCAATTGAACGATCCGAAAACTCATTCGAAAACAAAGCGAAGCAGGACCCGATGAATCCAATTAGCAGAG ACATCTACCACTATGAAGAGCACAGGACTTTAACTATTGCACAGACCATAGCCGCGGCCCACCCTTATCCCGATGCTGCTGAAATCGAACCTTGA
- the LOC4815551 gene encoding cell wall protein IFF6 — translation MFGGKPRPKTALKAAITAALTAEDVGNGSVSELKEVIANSVASQSGNNSGSGTETMPKLQEESGSDSASTGNCSGAGFDANGYGRIDWIGSGNINSNSNSNGNISGSSRVSKERKTIDNIIVGNADRNRNDNWNGNSGSADGGNGNNGNNGISSCGIFNRIFTRGDRLLRRWLPGYNYLRDGSGNRTSDTAENESGNESTSAEVTNEQPTELAELAEAQGSTTTVRGHWNKWLSNDIYLSVGITRAEFSAHLESILKKRMFQERKKAALAMPHQ, via the coding sequence ATGTTTGGGGGTAAGCCACGACCTAAGACGGCTCTGAAGGCGGCTATTACCGCTGCTCTGACAGCAGAAGATGTTGGCAACGGAAGCGTCTCCGAGCTGAAGGAGGTGATCGCTAACAGTGTCGCCAGCCAAAGCGGAAACAATAGCGGAAGCGGAACCGAAACCATGCCCAAGCTGCAAGAGGAGAGCGGTAGCGATAGCGCTAGCACTGGCAATTGCAGTGGCGCAGGCTTTGATGCAAACGGCTACGGAAGAATAGACTGGATAGGATCTGgaaacatcaacagcaacagcaacagcaacggaaaTATAAGCGGAAGCAGCAGAGTGTCTAAGGAAAGGAAGACGATCGACAACATAATTGTTGGGAACGCCGaccgaaacagaaacgacAACTGGAACGGAAACAGCGGAAGCGCTGACGGCGGAAAcggcaacaacggcaacaacggCATCTCTTCATGCGGTATCTTTAATCGCATTTTTACCCGAGGAGATCGGCTGCTCCgtcgctggctgcctggctacAATTATCTGCGCGACGGCAGCGGAAATCGCACCTCAGACACAGCTGAAAATGAGTCCGGAAACGAGTCCACAAGTGCGGAGGTCACCAACGAGCAGCCGACTGAGCTGGCTGAGCTGGCTGAGGCGCAGGGGTCGACCACTACGGTTCGTGGTCATTGGAACAAATGGCTGTCCAATGACATCTACCTAAGCGTGGGCATCACCCGAGCCGAGTTCAGCGCCCATCTGGAAAGCATCCTGAAGAAGAGGATGTTCCAAGAACGCAAGAAGGCAGCACTAGCCATGCCGCATCAGTAG
- the LOC4815871 gene encoding calcium-binding protein 4: MTRNAAVSGDEPDEEQTSAGGTPDQPLDGALAGPEAEEAAEAEAVAQAGDGDTPQRRQRPRRKEPQRSAAIGPLDGDTDSSSCDGVGVGSGSRRQRVSYAQRNLLEQEEEDAEDGEDGEDYDYDEEEEEEEDYDDYEQSSRPRQVARPRPVLTIGGGPRSKRKTKVRQFSQRSSSYAPDSGHADPDGHDGEGDGDSENQDKRRCISKGQMREFREAFRLFDKDGDGCITKEELGTVMRSLGQFARVEELQEMLQEIDVDGDGNVSFEEFVDILSNMTYEDKSGLSSADQEERELRDAFRVFDKHNRGYITASDLRAVLQCLGEDLDEEDIEDMIKEVDVDGDGRIDFYEFVHALGEPEDSQENDDEEENTTSPLPTPKSAISLSYD; the protein is encoded by the exons ATG ACGAGAAACGCGGCCGTCAGTGGCGACGAACCTGACGAGGAGCAGACTTCCGCAGGTGGCACCCCAGACCAGCCTCTGGATGGGGCTCTGGCCGGGCCGGAAGCGGAGGAGgcggcagaggcggaggctgtGGCACAGGCTGGTGATGGGGATACTCCACAGCGACGTCAGAGGCCACGCAGGAAAGAACCACAACGAAGTGCTGCCATTGGCCCCTTGGATGGCGACACGGACTCCAGCTCCTGTGACGGAGTGGGCGTGGGCTCTGGCTCGAGGAGGCAGCGTGTTAGCTACGCGCAAAGGAATCTTCtcgagcaggaggaggaggatgctGAGGACGGTGAAGACGGCGAGGATTACGACTACGatgaggaggaagaggaggaggaggactacGACGACTACGAGCAGTCATCCAGGCCCCGCCAGGTGGCTCGCCCCCGCCCGGTGCTGACCATTGGCGGCGGTCCACGGAGCAAGCGCAAAACGAAAGTCCGTCAGTTCTCGCAGCGCTCCAGCTCCTACGCCCCGGACTCGGGGCATGCCGACCCGGATGGCCACGATGGCGAGGGCGATGGCGATAGCGAGAACCAGGACAAGCGTCGCTGTATCTCCAAGGGGCAAATGCGCG AGTTTCGAGAAGCCTTCCGTCTCTTCGACAAGGACGGCGATGGCTGCATCACCAAGGAGGAACTGGGCACCGTGATGCGCTCTTTGGGACAATTTGCCCGCGTCGAGGAGCTACAGGAGATGCTCCAGGAGATCGATGTGGATG GCGATGGTAACGTGAGCTTCGAGGAGTTTGTCGACATTCTCTCGAACATGACGTACGAGGACAAGTCGGGCCTATCTTCGGCCGACCAGGAGGAGCGGGAGCTGCGCGATGCCTTCCGTGTTTTTGATAAGCACAATCGCGGCTACATCACCGCCTCCGATCTGCGGGCGGTGCTGCAGTGTCTAGGCGAGGACCTCGACGAGGAGGACA TTGAGGACATGATCAAGGAGGTTGACGTGGATGGCGATGGACGCATCGATTTCTATGAGTTTGTCCATGCTCTGGGAGAGCCGGAGGACTCGCAAGAgaacgacgacgaggaggagaacaCCACATCGCCGCTGCCCACGCCCAAGTCGGCCATTTCCCTCAGCTACGATTGA